In Arthrobacter sp. SLBN-83, one DNA window encodes the following:
- a CDS encoding bifunctional polysaccharide deacetylase/glycosyltransferase family 2 protein gives MTNLSPHLPAVQPPVFFDASGTRWPRLLNVLLAAGLTIVLVLGAVLPAATAPLQQGSMNQSPDYPRRLLAQQDVTDIPRVGYEQGNEIFHRIDLVERRDGIDLLKDPFSNQVWREATAEEAAAIGDKPYAVEAYGLPPDHTLMLTFDDGPDPRFTPQILDLLSREGVPATFFAVGENVVENPDIFRRMVREGHMVGNHTMSHIDFWAHDDAYNRQEIIGEDRVMRAADNYASRLFRIPTGNPENNTLALLQAQQLGYLHVNMDLDTRDWEYSPGTPIPPPDLDGLGHVMLVHDGGGDRTATIQMLKKFIPEAKAQGYRFTTLEPMLPAGFVPQRSVTAGIQDDLTLGALTAYLVTPNVVMNWLFWFGVGSLTILTFLFVVLALVNNARQKRRKWNLPHAKDWPFVSVILPVFNEEPVVTKTLDALRASDYPRFEVVAVNDGSTDGTLAVLNDYAHSWPQLRVYSQPNSGKPAASNYGISESHGQIIVTLDGDTLFEPQTIRMLARHFMVPRGEKEVGAVAGHVKVGNRRNLVACWQSLEYLSGICVTRMAEGLMGAISIVPGACAGWRKEALVKAGGYPATTLAEDADLTLSLQQLGYSIVQENEAVAWTEAPLTLRGLFKQRLRWTYGNIQTLYKHRSMLFNPKFGALGMLTMPYALISVLVPLVFMPLAVGVAVLSLSRGEWQAIALFAAFVTTTHMVISVVAVLMVHESPLHLLIVPFYRIIYEPLRAYVVFGSAIRALRGSAVGWYKPQRTNSATLPSSPADRLPLPQTSAGGSPG, from the coding sequence ATGACAAACCTCTCCCCCCACTTACCAGCCGTCCAGCCACCTGTCTTCTTCGACGCCAGCGGAACCCGCTGGCCCCGCCTTTTAAACGTCCTGCTGGCAGCGGGGCTAACCATCGTCCTGGTGCTCGGCGCGGTGCTCCCCGCCGCGACCGCCCCCCTGCAGCAGGGCTCGATGAATCAATCCCCCGACTATCCGCGCCGGCTCCTTGCGCAGCAGGACGTGACGGATATCCCCCGCGTTGGATATGAGCAAGGCAACGAAATCTTCCACCGTATAGACCTCGTGGAAAGGCGGGACGGCATCGATTTGCTGAAGGACCCCTTCAGTAACCAGGTGTGGCGGGAGGCAACAGCGGAGGAAGCCGCTGCCATAGGTGACAAACCGTATGCAGTGGAGGCGTATGGACTCCCGCCGGACCATACCCTGATGCTGACCTTCGATGACGGGCCCGACCCGCGCTTTACGCCCCAAATCCTGGACCTGCTGTCACGGGAAGGAGTCCCTGCCACCTTTTTTGCGGTAGGTGAAAATGTCGTGGAAAACCCGGATATCTTCCGCCGGATGGTCCGCGAAGGCCACATGGTGGGCAACCACACCATGAGCCACATTGACTTTTGGGCGCACGATGATGCCTACAACAGGCAGGAGATTATCGGTGAGGACCGGGTGATGCGGGCCGCGGACAACTACGCCTCACGGTTGTTCAGGATTCCAACGGGTAATCCGGAAAACAACACCCTTGCCCTGCTCCAGGCACAGCAGCTGGGCTACCTCCACGTCAATATGGACCTGGATACCCGGGACTGGGAGTACTCCCCGGGTACCCCGATCCCTCCCCCGGACCTGGATGGCCTGGGCCACGTCATGCTGGTGCACGACGGTGGTGGGGACCGGACGGCGACCATCCAGATGCTTAAAAAGTTCATCCCCGAAGCAAAAGCCCAGGGCTATCGGTTCACCACCCTGGAGCCCATGCTGCCGGCCGGATTCGTCCCCCAGCGCAGCGTCACTGCAGGTATCCAGGACGACCTGACGCTTGGAGCCCTCACCGCATACCTGGTTACTCCAAACGTTGTGATGAACTGGCTGTTCTGGTTCGGGGTCGGCTCACTGACCATCCTGACGTTCCTGTTCGTTGTCCTTGCCCTCGTCAACAATGCGCGGCAGAAGAGACGGAAGTGGAACCTTCCCCACGCCAAGGACTGGCCGTTCGTCAGCGTGATTCTGCCGGTCTTCAACGAGGAGCCGGTGGTCACCAAGACACTCGACGCCCTCAGGGCCAGCGATTACCCGCGCTTCGAAGTGGTTGCGGTCAATGACGGGTCCACGGATGGCACACTCGCCGTCCTGAACGATTACGCCCACAGTTGGCCGCAGCTGCGCGTTTACAGTCAGCCCAACAGCGGCAAACCCGCGGCAAGCAATTACGGCATTTCCGAGTCGCACGGGCAAATCATCGTGACCCTGGATGGTGACACCCTGTTCGAACCCCAAACCATCAGGATGCTGGCCCGCCACTTCATGGTTCCACGGGGAGAAAAGGAAGTAGGCGCAGTCGCCGGGCACGTGAAGGTGGGAAACCGGCGCAACCTGGTCGCCTGCTGGCAAAGCCTGGAATACCTGTCGGGCATCTGTGTTACCCGAATGGCAGAAGGTCTCATGGGAGCCATCTCCATTGTCCCGGGCGCCTGCGCGGGATGGCGCAAGGAGGCATTGGTCAAAGCGGGAGGGTACCCGGCCACAACCCTCGCCGAAGACGCTGATCTCACACTCTCCCTGCAGCAACTGGGCTACAGCATCGTCCAGGAGAACGAAGCCGTGGCCTGGACAGAGGCCCCGCTGACGCTCAGGGGCTTGTTCAAGCAGCGCCTGAGATGGACTTACGGCAACATCCAGACGCTCTACAAGCACCGCTCCATGCTGTTCAACCCCAAGTTCGGCGCTCTGGGCATGCTGACCATGCCCTACGCCTTGATCTCGGTCCTGGTCCCGCTGGTCTTCATGCCGCTGGCTGTTGGCGTGGCGGTCCTAAGCCTCTCACGGGGTGAATGGCAGGCCATCGCCCTGTTTGCCGCCTTCGTAACGACGACGCATATGGTCATCTCCGTGGTGGCCGTCCTGATGGTCCACGAAAGTCCACTGCATCTGCTCATCGTGCCCTTCTACCGGATCATCTACGAACCCCTGCGGGCCTACGTGGTCTTCGGTTCAGCCATCCGTGCACTGAGGGGATCCGCCGTTGGCTGGTACAAGCCCCAGCGGACCAACAGCGCAACGCTGCCGTCCTCCCCGGCAGACCGACTGCCCCTGCCCCAGACCTCCGCAGGGGGGAGCCCCGGATGA